CGCGTCGAGGTCGGTCGCACTCACGGCGTGGAGCCGGGCAATCTGGTCGGCGCCCTCAGCAACGAAGGGAACATGCCCTCTTCGATGATCGGCAAGATCAAGATCATGCAGGAGTTCAGCCTGGTCGACCTGCCGAAATCACTCTCACCAGAGGTCCTTGCCAAACTGGCCAAGGTCTGGGTCCGAGGCCAGCAGTTACAAATCTCACTTGATGGCGGCCAGAAGCAGGCCCCCAAAAGACGCACCTTCGGCAAACCGGCGAGCGGTTTCAAAAAACCGGTTAACCGCAGAAAATAACCAAAAAAAACGCGGACGTCGTTTCCATGTGACGTCCGCGTTTTTTTGTTTCCGGGCGGACTGACCGATTCGTACGGGTCAAGACATGTGTATTTTTCGCTTGAATTCTGTCTTGTCAATCCCCGCTTGAAAGGCGGATGTTTTGTTTGCCTCATTTTCTAAATTCAGGTTATACAACTTTCGGAGCTGAATCTAACCCGAATATATCTCATCAGAGGGGGACAAGGTTCCTCGCATGAATGAGCCTGTCCGGCGCAACCGAAAAACTCAACGGCAACAACCTTTCGGATTAACCTCCCGCGTACGCAGAAGCCTCAGCCATTTTTTACCGCGTAAAATTTCCCGCCAGTTCGACGATATCGGCTCTAAACTGACTCTGCTGGTTATCAGCCTGGTCGCACTTCTCACCTTTGGCACGGCTTTTCTCGTCATCAGCATCATGAACGATGTTCTGATGCACTCCATGATCAAACGGGGCGCTGCCACCGTCTATGCCATCGCCAGCTCGGCAGGATACAGCATTCTCAGCGATGACCGTCTGGCTCTCGACAATCTGGCAGCCCAGACAAAAAGGAGCCAGGAGGATCTCACCTACGTAGCGATCCTTGACCGTTCTCAGACCATCCTCGCTCACAGCCAGCTTGAACTTGAGGGTAAACGTTGGCCACGCCTGGAAGGTGAGCTCATTGAACGCGATGGTCTTTTGCGCATCACGCGTGTTTTTCGCAACGGCCTGACCGTCTATGAATTCAGTCTGCCGATCAACTTTTCCGCGCACCGGGTCGGTGAGGTCGTGATCGGACTCAACCCGCAATCGTTAGTCGCAGCCCGTTCGGCCGCTCACTGGCGTATCCTCTTTATCGCCAGCCTCGCGATGCTCTGCGGTACCCTCGGGACAGTCTTTCTCTCCCGCCTCTTTACCCGACCGATCACCCAACTTTATCAGGGCGTCGAGCGTCTCAAATCGGGCGCAGGGAAAGTCAACGTCCCGGTGCTGTCCAATGATGAGCTGGGGGGATTAACCCGCAGCTTTAACGCCATGGCCGCCGAAATTGTCCATCAGAGGCAGGGTCTGTTGGACTCTTCGGCCGATCTTGAAAAGTCTTATCATGATATCGTCCGCATTCTGGCCGGAGCGCTCGATGCGCGCGATAATTACACCTATGGGCATTCCGCCCGGGTCGCCCGGCTCGCGGTGATGCTCGGCAAACAACTTGAACTTGATACTTCACAACTAAAAGAGCTGGAAATGTCGTGCCTGCTCCATGATATCGGCAAGATCCGAGTCCCGGACAACATTCTCAATAAACGCGAGCCTCTCAATCACCTTGAGAATTCCCGTATTCAGAAGCACCCGCACCACGGGGTTGAAATCCTCGAACTGGCAAATTCCCTGCACTGTCATATTCCGACGGTGAAACACCATCACGAATGGTACAATGGTCAGGGCTATCCTGATGGGTTATGCGATGAGCAAATTCCTTTGAATGCCCAGATCGTGGCGATCGCCGACGCCTACGACGCCATGACAACCTCGAGGCCCTATCGTCAAGGACTCCCACACGAAGCCGCTGTCGCTGAAATTCAGCGCTTCCGCGGAACCCAATTTGCCCCGTACCTGACCGATATTTTCGTTGCGACACTCCAACAGCAGGGCCATTCAGAGCTGGAGGTCTCGAGCCAGTGATGAAAAAAATCCTTCTCTATCTCGTCCTCACTTTTGTGCTGAGCGGCTGCGCCGGCTCGACGATACCTGAAGGGTCGAAAACCTCGGGGCAACCCGTCCCGCAGCACCAGCATACCCGCAGCCCTCAAACCCAAATCGACCTGTCCCTGCGTCAGGGAGACTACAGCAGGGCTCTCAGGTTACTGGGTGCCCTCCAGGAACAGGGCGGCTGGAACCAACAATTTGAAGACACCTGGGCGCAAGCTTTCGCGGGCCTGTTAGCGCAAGCCGAACAACGCCTGGCGCAAAAGGACTACCCCGTAGCCGGTCGACTGTATAGCGATGCGATCGACAACCTGCAAAAAAACAGCGCGCGCCTGGCCAGGAGGGAAAGAGATCTGCTGCAGCTGAACAAACAGCTTGATTACTGTGCAGACCAGCTGCTCGAACGCGGGT
Above is a genomic segment from Geopsychrobacter electrodiphilus DSM 16401 containing:
- a CDS encoding membrane lipoprotein lipid attachment site-containing protein, whose translation is MKKILLYLVLTFVLSGCAGSTIPEGSKTSGQPVPQHQHTRSPQTQIDLSLRQGDYSRALRLLGALQEQGGWNQQFEDTWAQAFAGLLAQAEQRLAQKDYPVAGRLYSDAIDNLQKNSARLARRERDLLQLNKQLDYCADQLLERGLLVYRSGKLQQALAIWEQINKFHPQHTASQRAINTTRRQLHNLEALSAE
- a CDS encoding HD domain-containing phosphohydrolase, which gives rise to MNEPVRRNRKTQRQQPFGLTSRVRRSLSHFLPRKISRQFDDIGSKLTLLVISLVALLTFGTAFLVISIMNDVLMHSMIKRGAATVYAIASSAGYSILSDDRLALDNLAAQTKRSQEDLTYVAILDRSQTILAHSQLELEGKRWPRLEGELIERDGLLRITRVFRNGLTVYEFSLPINFSAHRVGEVVIGLNPQSLVAARSAAHWRILFIASLAMLCGTLGTVFLSRLFTRPITQLYQGVERLKSGAGKVNVPVLSNDELGGLTRSFNAMAAEIVHQRQGLLDSSADLEKSYHDIVRILAGALDARDNYTYGHSARVARLAVMLGKQLELDTSQLKELEMSCLLHDIGKIRVPDNILNKREPLNHLENSRIQKHPHHGVEILELANSLHCHIPTVKHHHEWYNGQGYPDGLCDEQIPLNAQIVAIADAYDAMTTSRPYRQGLPHEAAVAEIQRFRGTQFAPYLTDIFVATLQQQGHSELEVSSQ